CCTTTTCTTTTTTGCAGGCACCTGACGAATAGATGGAATATACAAAAACCTAAAAATAATAAAAAATCCGTTTTTGGGAGAATACAAGATATCAGATAAAGTAAAATCCATAGATCAAAATAAAAGTTTAGAACTTATTAGAAAAAACAAGATTATTTACAGAAGAAATATGAAATAATAGCAGGGAACAAAAGTTGATACAGTAGCTATTAAATAAGATGATATTAAGAAGGAGTAATAGGATGGAAAATAAAAATATGACAATGTTTGATTTGTTAATTGAAACACATATAGGATTAAAAAGACAGGGACCGGGAAGTCCAGAAATGACGATGCGTGCTTTAAGCTTTGTGGACAATCTCAATGAGGAGTCCTACATTGCAGATTTAGGTTGTGGAACTGGTGGACAAACAATGGTTATCGCACAAAATACGATTGGGCATATTATCGGTGTAGATATGATCCCTAATTTTATTGATATTTTTAATCAGAACGTAAAGCAGCTTCATCTTGAAAACCGAGTAACTGGTATTGTTGGATCAGTAGAAGAACTTCCTTTTAAAAAAGAGGAGCTTGATCTAATTTGGTCAGAAGGAGTTATAGATGGGATTGGTTTTGAAAAAGCCGTAACTTATTGGAATGGTTTTCTGAAAAAGGGCGGTTATCTAGCTGTAACTTGTCCGTCCTGGCTTACTGATGAATGTCCTTCTGAAGTGGAAAAATTTTGGGTGGATGCTGGTAGTGGTTTGGATAGTATAGAAAACAATATATCTATCCTACAAAACACTGGTTACCGTTTTATTTCCTCATTTACACTTTCTGAAGAATGTTGGATCCAAAATTACTTCGCTCCAAGGGAAGCAGCGGAAAAATCACTTTTGGAAAAGTACTCTGGTAATCAAATGGTTGAAGCTTATATCGAAGGTGATAGACGAGAAGTGGAACTATATACAAAGTATAAACAGTATTATGGATATGTTTTTTATATTGGCAAAAAAATATAGAAAATAGATAACTTTTATCATCGAATAAATTGATACCTACGGTTGATAATTTGCAGCCGTAGGATTTTTTATTTATAAAGATCGAATGGGGAAAATAATATTGTAGATAATAAAAACAACCTAAAATAATAAAATGGAAATAACCTCTATGAAATACCAAAAATATGAATTTGGAGCGGGAAGAGTAAAAGCCGATGCCAAATGCAGTGCGTAATATAAGAAATTTTAAAGCCAGATTTATTTCACACAACACTGATACTGATTTCCGATGCTGTAACACTGTAATAAAATATCGGTTATAGCCAACTTAAAAAAGAGAAAATTTCATTCTATTTTTGCTAGATACAATAAAAAATGTATTTTTGTTTCTTGTATATTCTAATAACATCGTTTTTTCTATGAGAAAATTATTTATTCGGAAACAGTAAAATATAAAATGAAAATAGAAGATGCCCTGTATATTTTGCCATAAAAGTTTTTATACTAATATTACAGTAATAATAAATCTAAAAAAGGAGATGTTATCTATGGAAAATAAATATGAAATTAAAATCACAACACAAGATAGGTTGCTAAGGGCTTGGGAAAATTCAATGGAGTTAGTCAGAGATTTTGAAAAATATTCTCAGGAGATTAAAGACGATAAGGAAGTAGCTAGATTATTTGCCGAATATGCTGAAGAAGAAGGCGTTCATGCTGCTAAATTCCGTGAAACACTATATAAGTATCAACACTAAATAGATTATTAAGAGCCTTTATTTGTAAATAAAGGCTCTTTTTTGGTCAATATTAAGGTGAATATGGAAATTTATAAAATAAATCGAAGAAAAAAGGAAAAAGTAGTTGACAAAAGGGAGAAGGTGTGATATATTATTAAAGCTGCAACGGAAGAGCGGCCGGGAGGGCAAGAGGCGCCGTTGAGCAAAAAGGAAGAAACGAAAAAAGATGAAAAAACATCTTGACAAAGAGGAAGCGATATGATATAATAAATAAGTCGCTTCTGAGGCAAGCGAAACGAAAGAAACAAAAAACTTTCAAAAAAGCTTGACAAAATCACAGAGATGTGATAAAATAGTAAAGCTGCTTGAGGGCAGCGGTCAAGAAACGACAAAAACAGGACCTTGAAAATTAAACAATATAGTAAGTAACGAAAACGAACCAATCCTTGTTAATTCAAGAGTTTTAGTTATTTTAGAAAAAATGACGTTAGCGTATTCGAGTAATACGAGCTAGATTAAATCATCCGAGAGGATGTTTTGATATGATTAAATTAAGAGTTTGATCCTGGCTCAGGACGAACGCTGGCGGCGCGCCTAACACATGCAAGTCGAACGGAGATACCTGTTAGATCCCTTCGGGGTGACGATGGACTATCTTAGTGGCGGACGGGTGAGTAACACGTGAGCAACCTGCCTTACAGAGTGGGATAACGTTTGGAAACGAACGCTAATACCGCATAACATTAACTTATCGCATGGTAAGATAATCAAAGAAATTCGCTGTAAGATGGGCTCGCGTCTGATTAGATAGTTGGTGAGGTAACGGCTCACCAAGTCGACGATCAGTAGCCGGACTGAGAGGTTGAACGGCCACATTGGGACTGAGACACGGCCCAGACTCCTACGGGAGGCAGCAGTGGGGAATATTGCACAATGGGGGAAACCCTGATGCAGCGACGCCGCGTGAGGGAAGAAGGTTTTCGGATTGTAAACCTCTGTCTTCAGGGACGATAGTGACGGTACCTGAGGAGGAAGCTCCGGCTAACTACGTGCCAGCAGCCGCGGTAATACGTAGGGAGCGAGCGTTGTCCGGAATTACTGGGTGTAAAGGGAGCGTAGGCGGGACAGCAAGTTGAATGTGAAATCTATGGGCTCAACCCATAAACTGCGTTCAAAACTGTTGTTCTTGAGTGAAGTAGAGGTAGGCGGAATTCCTAGTGTAGCGGTGAAATGCGTAGATATTAGGAGGAACACCAGTGGCGAAGGCGGCCTACTGGGCTTTAACTGACGCTGAGGCTCGAAAGCGTGGGTAGCAAACAGGATTAGATACCCTGGTAGTCCACGCTGTAAACGATGATTACTAGGTGTGGGGGGGTCAACCTTCCGTGCCGGAGTTAACACAATAAGTAATCCACCTGGGGAGTACGACCGCAAGGTTGAAACTCAAAGGAATTGACGGGGGCCCGCACAAGCAGTGGAGTATGTGGTTTAATTCGAAGCAACGCGAAGAACCTTACCAGGTCTTGACATCCAACTAACGAGATAGAGATATGTTAGGTGCCCTTCGGGGAAAGTTGAGACAGGTGGTGCATGGTTGTCGTCAGCTCGTGTCGTGAGATGTTGGGTTAAGTCCCGCAACGAGCGCAACCCTTACCATTAGTTGCTACGCAAGAGCACTCTAATGGGACTGCCGTTGACAAAACGGAGGAAGGTGGGGATGACGTCAAATCATCATGCCCCTTATGACCTGGGCCACACACGTACTACAATGGCTATTAACAGAGGGAAGCAATACCGCGAGGAGGAGCAAACCCCTAAAAATAGTCTCAGTTCGGATTGCAGGCTGCAACCCGCCTGCATGAAGCCGGAATTGCTAGTAATCGCGGATCAGCATGCCGCGGTGAATACGTTCCCGGGCCTTGTACACACCGCCCGTCACACCATGAGAGTTGGCAACACCCGAAGCCAGTAGCCTAACCGCAAGGAGGGCGCTGTCGAAGGTGGGGTTGATGATTAGGGTGAAGTCGTAACAAGGTAGCCGTATCGGAAGGTGCGGCTGGATCACCTCCTTTCTATGGAGAACTGACAGGATGGGGAATGTTAGGAGCTATATTGTTTAATTTTGAAGGCCCTGAGTCTTCAGAAAAATAATTGATGGGAAAAGCGGCAACCTAGAAACCCTGGAAAATGGGGGTGTAGCTCAGCTGGGAGAGCACCTGCCTTGCACGCAGGGGGTCAGGAGTTCGATCCTCCTCATCTCCACCACAACCGAAAGGTTGAACAGGGAAAAGAGAGACCGACAGCCGAATCTAACATGGGCTCATAGCTCAGGTGGTTAGAGCGCACGCCTGATAAGCGTGAGGTCGGTGGTTCGAGTCCACTTGAGCCCACCAAGTTACTTGAAAAAGTAACAAAGAAGAAAGTACCTTGAAAACTGAATAAGTAAAGCGATAAAAGTAGTTAAGACAAATATCTTTTTTAAAAAAAGGGTAAAAATACTACTACAATTTGAAAAAGTTGGAGAACATAATTCAAATGGTCAAGCTACAAAGAGCGCAGAGAGAATGCCTTGGCATTAGGAGCCGATGAAGGACGTGGTAAGCAACGATATGCTACGGGGAGTCGCAAGCAGACATCGATCCGTAGAATTCCGAATGGAGGAATCCGGCAGTGGTTATGCACTGTCATCATATACTGAATCCATAGGTATATGAGGGGAACCGCCTGAACTGAAACATCTAAGTAGGGCGAGGAAGAGAAATCAACCGAGATTTTCCTAGTAGTGGCGAGCGAACGGGAAAGAGGCCAAACCAAAGGTAGCAATATCTTTGGGGTTCGGACTGCAATGTGTATCTGACGAGTTAGGAGAAGTGCATGGGAAGGCACACCAAAGGAAGTGAAAGTCTTGTATCCGAAAACAGATCAGAGCTAGCAGTATCCAGAGTACCGCGGGACACGTGAAACCCCGTGGGAAGATAGGGGGACCACCCTCTAAGCCTAAATACTACCTAATGACCGATAGCGAAAAGTACTGTGAAGGAAAGGTGAAAAGAACCCCGGGAGGGGAGTGAAATAGAACCTGAAACTCTGTGCTTACAAGCAGATAGAGCACGTCAAAGTGTGATATCGTACCTATTGTAGAATGGTCCGGCGAGTATACGTATGTAGCAAGGTTAAGAACTTCAGGTTCGGAGCCGAAGCGAGAGCGAGTCTGAATGGGGCGTTTAGTTTCATGCGTATGACCCGAAACCAGGTGACCTATCCATGTCCAGGTTGAAGTGACGGTAACACGTCATGGAGGACCGAACCCACTCCCGTTGAAATGGTAGGGGATGAGATGTGGATAGCGGAGAAATTCCAATCGAACTTGGATATAGCTGGTTCTCCCCGAAATAGCTTTAGGGCTAGCGTTGTCATAAAGATTACCGGAGGTAAAGCACTGAATAGTCTAGGGGCCGAGAGGCTACCGAAACTTATCAAACTCTGAATGCCGGATAATCATGGACAGCAGTCAGACTGTGTGAGATAAGTCTCATAGTCAAAAGGGAAAGAGCCCAGACCCACAGCTAAGGTCCCAAAGTACATTTAAGTGGAAAAGGATGTAGGATTGCGAAAACAACCAGGATGTTGGCTTAGAAGCAGCCACACATTTAAAGAGTGCGTAATAGCTCACTGGTCGAGTGGTCCTGCGCCGAAAATTTAACGGGGCTAAAATGTACACCGAAGCTTGGGCTTGATACGTAAGTATCAGGGGTAGGGGAGCGTCGTATACGGAGAGAAGTCATAGCGGAAGCGGTGGTGGACTGTATACGAGTGAGAATGCCGGAATGAGTAGCGAGAATTATGTGAGAATCATAATGGCCGAAAGCCTAAGGTTTTAGGAGGAAGGTTCGTCCGCTCCTAGTAAGCCGGGAGCTAAGGTGAGGCCGAAAGGCGTAGCCGATGCACATACGGTTGATATTCCGTAGCCTCCAAAAGATTTAAGCAAAGGGACACTTTAGAAGGGTGTAAGCCGGGCGTTGGTAGACCCGGTCGTAAGGGACTGAAATTAGAGTAAGGAAGTACACTTGGATGAAGGCGAGAAAAGCTTTGTGGATATCTTCGGAGCCCGTACCGCAAACCGACACAGGTAGGTAGGAAGAGGATTCTAAGGCCAACGGGAGAAGGGTTGTTAAGGAACTCGGCAAGTTGACCCCGTAACTTAGGGATAAGGGGTGCTCTAGCAATAGAGCCGCAGAGAATAGGCCCGGGCGACTGTTTATCAAAAACACAGGTCTCTGCTAAATCGAAAGATGACGTATAGGGGCTGACACCTGCCCAGTGCTGGAAGGTTAAGAGGAGGAGTGAGAGCTCTGAATTGAAGCCCCAGTGAACGGCGGCCGTAACTATAACGGTCCTAAGGTAGCGAAATTCCTTGTCAGGTAAGTTCTGACCCGCACGAATGGTGTAACGATCTGGGCACTGTCTCAACAATCCACCCGGCGAAATTGTAGTACCGGTGAAGATGCCGGTTACCCGCGACTAGACGGAAAGACCCCATGGAGCTTTACTGTAGCCTAATATTGGATTTTGGTATTTCATGTACAGGATAGGTGGGAGGCTAGGAAGCAAAGGCGTCAGCTTTTGTGGAGCCATCGTTGGGATACCACTCTTGGAGTGCTGAAATTCTAACCTGCGGCCATGAATCTGGTCGGGGGACATTGTTAGGTGGGCAGTTTGACTGGGGCGGTCGCCTCCTAAAAGGTAACGGAGGCGCTCAAAGGTTCGCTCAGTACGGACGGAAACCGTGCATTAGAGTGTAAACGCATAAGCGAGCCTAACTGCGAGACTGACAAGTCGAGCAGTAACGAAAGTTGGAGTTAGTGATCCGGCGGTATGTGAGTGGAAATGCCGTCGCTCAACGGATAAAAGCTACCCTGGGGATAACAGGCTGATCTCCCCCAAGAGTCCACATCGACGGGGAGGTTTGGCACCTCGATGTCGGCTCATCGCATCCTGGGGCTGGATTCGGTCCCAAGGGTTTGGCTGTTCGCCAATTAAAGCGGTACGCGAGCTGGGTTCAGAACGTCGTGAGACAGTTCGGTCCCTATCTGTCGTGGGCGTAGGATATTTGAAAGGAGCTGTCCCTAGTACGAGAGGACCGGGATGGACGCACCTCTGGTGTACCTGTTGTCATGCCAATGGCACGGCAGGGCAGCTATGTGCGGATCGGATAAACGCTGAAGGCATCTAAGCGTGAAGCCGTCCTTAAGATAAGATATCCCACTGGGTTAACCAGGTAAGACCCCTTGTAGACTACGAGGTTGATAGGCTCAAAGTGTAAGCGTCGTGAGGCGTTAAGCTAGCGAGTACTAATCGGTCGAGGGCTTGACCAATGATATGTTCTAAAGTCGTGATACTTATTCAGTTTTGAGGGTACTGAACCTTCAAAAGAAATAGACGGTGTTAATGGCGATGAGGATCCACCTGTTCCCATACCGAACACAGTAGTTAAGCTCATCAACGTCGAAGATACTTGGCTGGAGACGGCCTGGGAAAATAGAAAAATGCCGTCACTTAAAAACAAGAGCGAGTAGGAGAATACTCGCTCATGTTTTCATATTATATGCGGTTGCATTTTTATGCGCCCTTAGCTCAGTTGGTAG
This is a stretch of genomic DNA from Clostridium facile. It encodes these proteins:
- a CDS encoding class I SAM-dependent methyltransferase; translation: MENKNMTMFDLLIETHIGLKRQGPGSPEMTMRALSFVDNLNEESYIADLGCGTGGQTMVIAQNTIGHIIGVDMIPNFIDIFNQNVKQLHLENRVTGIVGSVEELPFKKEELDLIWSEGVIDGIGFEKAVTYWNGFLKKGGYLAVTCPSWLTDECPSEVEKFWVDAGSGLDSIENNISILQNTGYRFISSFTLSEECWIQNYFAPREAAEKSLLEKYSGNQMVEAYIEGDRREVELYTKYKQYYGYVFYIGKKI
- a CDS encoding rubrerythrin, with protein sequence MENKYEIKITTQDRLLRAWENSMELVRDFEKYSQEIKDDKEVARLFAEYAEEEGVHAAKFRETLYKYQH